From Alloacidobacterium dinghuense:
TGGGGAAGAATTTGCCGATGTCGGCGAGCATGGGCAGCATCTTCAGCTTTTCGAGGAAGCCTTCGGGAGACTTCACGTCGAGCAGGGCGCGGATGCGTCCGGCGACTTCGTCGAGCGAGTCGACTTCGAGCGCCAGCTTCATACGGCGGTCGCTGCCGAACTGGTTGATCAAGACCTTTGCGCCGGGATGACCTTTTACGTTCTCAAAGAGGAGCGCGGGGCCGCCTTTTACGCCGCTTTTGGTGACTGATTTCGAGGCGCGGTCGGTAATCGCGGCGATTTCGAGGATCGGGTCGATCTCCTCGCGGATGCGCTTCAGTTCTCCGGCTTTGTCGAGCGCTTTGATCCAGTCACGCAGGTCGTCGTAGGCCACGTTGTCTCCCTTCGGCAACCTCCTATGTTACTCGAATGCTGTGGATGCAAATGCGAGTCGGGATTCGGGCGCGTCTGACATGCTTGCCTGCGGCAGCAAGGTACGCCGTCTCTCGACGGCTGCCTATTCAGAGGGCTAAAGCCCTCTGCTTCTACCTTGAGGTGCTTTGCACCTCTTTCTGTTTTCTTCTGCTCTGGTTTTTTGAGCTGTGGCTCTCTGTCTATATCGCTGGTATTGCCTCACGAAACATCGTTGAGATTCTTCCTCCCGTTGGTCGTCAGAATGACGGCTCAACTAGAGCTGTGGGCTTGGCAGCCATGGGCCTGCGTCAGTAAGGCGCGTCATCGCGTGGCAGCGGTTTTTATTCAGGCTAAACCTCTCTGCTTTCACAGTGAGGTGGCTGAATGCATGACAGTCTCTTCGGCAACGTGAGGTCGGTCTTGCCGAAGGCATTTCGGCGACGGCGTGGATTGTGATTCCTCTTTGCGAAGACAGCGCGTCGGAGTTCCCGGCTTGCGGTAGGTTGTTGTTGGCTGATTCAGCTCCTGCTTCTTGTTGTCCGGCTCGTTCTCGTTCCGCTTTGAGCCTGGCCTCTTCTGCTTTGCGGGCGCTCAGTTCTTCGGCTTGACGGAGAAGGATTTCGCCGAGGCTGGGTGGGCGTTTTCTGGCGGCGGCTTCTTCCGGTTCGGGGCTCTGCTTTTCCGGGCCGATCAGGGTGCCGTCTGCGTGCTCATGGGCTTCGCGGACCGTTTGCTCGATAGTTGCTTCCTTCACGGCCATGGCGGCGCGGTGGCGGTTGTTCTGCGAGGCTACCTGCAGTCCGTAGATGAGGATGCGGGCGCGGCGTGAGTCGATGCGGTTGGCGGCTAAGGCCAGGACCACGTCAGATATGGCGAGTTGGATGGCGTCGGCGTCTTCGAGTGGCGAGAGGTTGAGGGCGGTTTCTTTGGGTTCGGTGTAGGGCTCATAGGGTTGGTTCTGGGGTGATGGGCGGCGGCGGGACTTGTGGTGGAAGTAGCAGAAGTCCTCGGCCTTGAGGGCGGGTGACTGGCACTTTTTCCCGCTGGTGAAGATGTGTCGGCACTCGTTGTACATTGGGTTTGGTCCCCCTATATTTTTTGTAAATTCTTCTTTTTGCTGGTGGTTAGAGGCTTATATATACGGTGCGCGCTATGCGCGGTCTTTTTAGACCCACCCCTTCGGCTCCGCTCAGGGCAGGCTCTGTCTCCTCGAACATCGCGAGGAGACAGGATGGGGCACCCGGTTCTTGCCTGGTTGTGGCTTGTGGCTTCCCCCGTATGTTTTCGCTAAATTCTTCAGATGGTTTGGGTTAGGGCTCGCGTGAGGCGGTGGAAAACCCGGGGCTAAAGCCCCTTTGACTGCAAGTTTTGTTTCACCGGGCTAAAGCCCGGTGCTTCTACCCTGCGCTTCGCGCCTTTGAAAAAAGCCATTTCCCCTAAACACGAAAAGCCCGCCATCTTTGGCGGGCTTTTTTCTCTCTATATCCAGTTTAGCAATTTTGAGGGTAATAGTACGCCAATTTGGCGCGCGTTTTTGCGCTTTGGAATGTGTCGGTTAGAAGATTTCTTTCGCGCGGGGGGCTTGACAGGTTTCTTGGCGATCCCATCTCTCTGCGAGACCCTTCATCGGCTCATGGCAGTCAATGAGACGCACAGGGTTTGGACCAGGTTGACCGAAATGTCCATATTGCTGACTCACCGACCATGGACTTTGGGCCGTGAGTGTACTAGCGATGTTACGCAACTCTGACGTGAGGATAGAATTGTTTCGCGATTGCCTTGTGGCGTGGACAGTAAGATCCTGCAATTGATTGGACGCAATGAAGACTATCGCCGCGATCGTTCTACTGTCGTGCTGTGCGCTCGCCCAAGATAAGAGGGCGATATCTAAAGCGGAAGCAGGCTGCGGACCGCAGGATGCGAAATACGAAGTGAAGTCCGATGAATCGCAACATCCGACGCCCGCGCCGGAAGATAGCAAGGCGCTGATCTATGTCGTCGCGGACGGCCACCTCACGACAATTTTTGGATTTGACGAAAAAGTGGGTGGGCGCCGTCAATGGTGGAAGGTACTTCTTCGTGCCAATCGACCCCGGTGAACACCACGTATGCGCGATGCTGCAATCCTTTACTCACGAGATGATTGGAGGCCCTAGAGTTTCGGTGCACTCATTGAAGGCAGAGCCGGGCGGGACTTATTATTTCAGGACTCGCATGGTCGGGATCAGTACCGGATTCGTTCTTCAACTCGACCAGTTGGATCCGGACGAGGGAAGGTGGTTTATTGCTTGGTCAAGGTTCAGTACTTCGCATCCCAAGGACTGAGCTGTTAGCCATCGCTATCGTAATCGGTGTTCATTTTCGATGAACAGTGTCCACTAGCAGCATTCAATTACGCGAGCGTTTTCTAAAATGATGAGCTATGGTCCCTTGGAGTCCTGTCCTCATTGATGTTCCAATGCCGATTCGCACGCCGCGCTTGCTCATCCGTCCAAAGGAAGTCGGTGATGGTGCAGTCGCATCTGTTGCGGTCAGCGAAACATGGGAGGACTTGCACAAATGGATGCGCTGGGCCGAGCACCCTGCTGCATTGACCGCCGAGTTGTTGGAGGTCAGGAACAGACAATCGATGGCGAGCTTTATCCTGCGTGAGAGTATCGAACTGATCGGCGTCGAAAAGGGAACAAACACGGCTGTCGTCTGGTGCGGACTCCATGACATCGATTGGCAGGGGCGTCAATGCGACACCGGATTCTGGGTTCGCAAGAGTGCACAGGGGCGTGGAA
This genomic window contains:
- a CDS encoding GNAT family N-acetyltransferase produces the protein MPIRTPRLLIRPKEVGDGAVASVAVSETWEDLHKWMRWAEHPAALTAELLEVRNRQSMASFILRESIELIGVEKGTNTAVVWCGLHDIDWQGRQCDTGFWVRKSAQGRGIATEAANAMVRYAFGCLGMRRVGLTHSDGNEISRRIAEKLGFKFEGIQREANILPGGKRADRYCYALLDAGSLPDLHVQW